In Acanthopagrus latus isolate v.2019 chromosome 6, fAcaLat1.1, whole genome shotgun sequence, the genomic window CAGGCTGTCaatttaatgaaacactgaatgttttattttaaagaggCTTCACCTCTAAATCTTAAATGCATACTCCTCTTACCTggctatttatccatctagattgttttggtgtgggTTGGGGAGCTTTGGAGATATCTACTggagagatgtctgccttctcacAAACAACTAACATCACAGTCAGGCTGAGCTGGAACCTCTGGTAACCCCCAAATCCACAAAAGTTCcctaaccataaccaagtgAAGGCAAACAAAACTCCCAAGAGATAATCTGCGTAAATCTACAGTTACAGTCGTATTTGCTGCAGAAGAGGTCAGCATTCATTTTTACATCCTGCACTCTCACAAGCACAAGCTTCTCATCTACAATTAGATGCagaaggtctgtggattatcttgcagttattttattttattttttagcatTAAGCACCACAAACCAAGTTGACTGATGATAACGGTATATCATTAGATTAAATTACCAAAACATTAAGATGGATAAACAACACtgcaggaaagaggaaaaaaatatgtagctCTTGATTTTGGAGTGAACTATTGTTAAGATGCAATTATTCTGAGAAACGGAGATGTGAGCCAAACGTTAGATGATGCAGTGTGGAGATGGTGGTGTGTGTTGACTGAACAGATCAAAAAGGGAACagaatcttgtttgttttttgttttttttacttttattttagatATTATCTGGCttttacagtgaaatgaaagtaaaaaaagcTACTTTTAAGTTGTATTGCTTCGTGTGGAGTAATTGTTAAGCTACTACAGTAAGTAGTAGTTTTAATAACTCTACATAGTTAAAAAGGTTCGGGTCCAGTCCATGACCCATCATCGCAACTCTTCTTAGAAATCCACACAACTTTTCTTGTATAAAAAGTTTAacccacttctgttttcacttgttccCCTCTGCCAGCCAGTTAGAAGAGTTTGATACCATTTGCCGTCTAATTAATTCAACATCTCAATTAAGGCCTCCCACTCTCTGATGCCCCTGTGCCTTTTCATTATGGCCCGATGAGCATGGCctggcactgcagcagcacagcctgCCAAAACATTTCAATCACTGTCGGCATTAATTAGGCCAAAGAGGAATTCAGAATGTTAATGAACTGCCCAGCCGCTTTTCAGCGACCATGGTTCACATGCTAATTTATGCAAAGTGTCCTAGCTTTTGCATGGGTTGACCAGCGTTGTCTACCATAACAGTGTCTGGGCTCAGTCAGCTCATCCAAAGTATGGCTCTGTCGGGGCCCAGACAGCTCTGCCCAGCTTGTGTCCCAGACTCTAGTTGGCACAGTAAACAGACTCCTTTTCAATGGACTTGAAGTGGCTTTCACACTGAGCATAAAGGGCAATTTTCTGAAGTCAAACCATCAGCTCCTCTGTTAAAACTTCCCAAGCAACCCCAAAATCACTAGCAGTATTTCTTAACATGCATCTGTTAATCAGCTCCCTGAAATTATGAATGAGAAATTTCTTAAGCTAAAGTCAACAATGCAAATACTATTATttgggggaaaaataaaaacagtcgAATTTAGGGATATTGAACGGAAAGAGGAGGCAGAAGCCAACAGGTTGCACCCCAGATGTTGTGTGCTGGCGCCAAACTCCATAAAATGGCCGTGGTACTGCCATTTTAAATGCTTTGTTCCTTTGCTTTACATTATGGTTGCAGAGACATAACGGACCACATCAGGGGCAAAGCTTGTTTTAACTGAATCTTTTTTATGCCTGTTCCAAAGCAAAGCTAGAAAGACCCAAACCAAGTTTAAGAGTAAAGCAGACCCTAATTTTTGGCACAGCTGCCCTTCATTACATGCCAATTTCCAAGGAAGTGATTTTTACCTtgcaggattacacagattACCACATGTTCTGTGGCGACAGAAGCGTATTTGCACTTCATTAAGAAAGTATTTCTTTGGCACTTTTCCAGCATGCTAATTTCCAGTGTGTCCATCACCTGTTGTTCTTAAGGGGTGGCAAAATACATCAATGCTGACCAATCAAAGTCTTCAGACACTGCATATCACTTACATACAGTAAACAAGGTAGCCGTGTCAGGTTGGTTGTAACCCTTAAGAACCAAGCCTTGATTTTACAACTCCAGCAACAATGTGGTGAGTCAAGTGAGGAAACTGCTCTCAGAGGGAAATTCCTGATAAAACTGTTACCAGACAACTTCATTCCATGGCAGGTGTTGAATTGTAATAATGTGGTTTAACAATAATGTGCAACATTGTGTAACAATATTTTTAGTGTGCATGTTTTCACCATCAATTTGGATATAATTTATTGATTTGATACAAAGAAATCACCATAaatcttgaaatgttttaagaGTTGCAGAAATGCTTTTGTTAAGTTTCCCTGTGAAGCCTCTAAACCTCTGAAGCTTGGCAacatatacactatatattGTTACTGTGATATGAATCAATATACCATCTGAGATTTCATTATATTGAGATATGACATTAAATTTGaatttaccagactgttctacctgttctaatacttgcctttactgGTGATAGTTTATCATAAATATCACTGTGTTAACATTTTGTACAGATAGATATCCCTACAATATTGCATTttgtctaaaaataaataaataaataaataaatatatatatttattatttattttgtaagagaattttaaaatattgatatgTACATCATGCATTCGAATACCAGTAAAAAATATGATATTATTCTAAGGTCATACTTCCAATCTAGGCCTACATGCAGAACAAAATATATTTCGTTAACCACTGTTGGCTCCTGGTGATTCTAAAAATTAATTTatcctttctttatttttgtcttgCAGCCTAACTGACAAGTTTCCACCTGTACCCGCACAAGTTTCTGTCCTTAAGGCTGAGGTAGTAGATTGAATAGTTGTGGGGTTTAGATCCTCCCTCTGAGATAACTATACAGTCTACTGTCTTTCCTGAGGAGACGGGTTGATCTGCTGAGATGCCGAAGCGTGAACATGAAGCTTCATGGATGAATTAATTAAGAGGCCTCAAGGACATTGCTGACACAACAAATACTTAATACATTTGATGGTGTCATAATGACACAGATAAACCATATGATATGGTTCATATTGACTGAGGTCTTGTTTTAAAGGATATTCATTGGTGCCCAGAGTTGAGCCTAGCAAGGTGAGGTAGTAGGTTGTATAGTTTGTGGGATGGAGTCAATCCTACTCAGGTGATAACTATACAGTCTATTACCTTCCTTGAGAGGTACAATGAGTGCTTGGAACAAAGCTCACTCACACTGGACGAGTGGTAAAGGAGCCACTCTAGTGCCATCTTGTGGCCAAAGACTATTATCGCTTTGGAAATTTTTAAGATATTGGACTTGGACTGTGTGTATTTGGGGCCGTATTCACAGAACATCCTAAGGCTAGAGTTAGCGACAGATTTAGATCTAAAAATAAGGACAGCGCCTGCTTTAAATTCAGGACTCCAAAGATTTAAACAAAGAGTAATTGTCaaagcattttaatgtgttaagGAGGTCCTAAGCCTGAGATAAGTTAAAGGCTGTCAAGCTAAAGGTAACTTCCTGGTTTTACTGATAAACCTGGTTTTACCTGGTTTATCATCAGTAGTAATGGAGTCATATTGTGAACTTATTTGTAACAGATGCAATGCTCAATAAAGATTAAAGGAAATTCAAACAACATTTGATTCCCTATTGCATTGATCATAAAGTTTATAAGTAGCATTTAATGTTCTTTTCTTAAAGGTTACAAATTGTGTCTGTTTATACATCCGGTGAGTACAGTCTTGTAGAAGTCAACTTATACCTCACTTTTGTGATAGATGGCTCAATCAAAAGAACCACACTAAAAATCCTATGCAGGCAGTAATGGGAAATAAGAACATAGTGGTTTGTAAATATGcagaaacttttatttttataaatctAAACTGATTTCGGTGTCAATATAAACTGTATGCACAGAAAATTTATAGttgtatatacattttaaattgagGAAACGAAACAAATGGCTTAGCTAGCTTTTTTGTCTAAAGTTGTTAGCTTAGCACACAacttatgacaaaaaaaacataacacataTACTGATGAGTCAGTAGTAAATAAGTTGTAGTAATTGATTGAAAGTAATGATACTGCAACAAATATTTGTGAAAAGCTGGTGCAAAATGTTGACTCAAATGCGTATTTTATCATGAAAAGATGATGGTTTGGTGTGTTTCTTCCGTATGTTCCTCCTGGGCAATCTGCACATTTCTCATTATGACAACCAATTTCACATTGAAGATGAGATGCCAGCACTTGTCAATTTAAATGCAATGAACACAGAGTATTGATGTTGTGTTACTAGGGTATCTCAATAAAACAGTAGGTATTGGATAATGTCATGAAATAGCAGGGTCATGGGATTGTTGTCTTCATTAGTAATCAACCACCATTGCtgattaaaataatcaataaccTTATCCTCATAATGTTTGATCATGTTCACTGATTTCATTCCTCactcaaacaacaaaatatctaGGTCAagtcattttaacacattttaaatgcaaacatttgttatatattttctaAAGGTTTTAGGTTGAATTTCTACTTCAGACATGTAAATCTCAAATATTTACTCTTGAGACTGCTTTGttaaaaggagaagaagaaatacaacaGTAGATTTTAAACAATAGTGCAGCTGTATATTTTATAGCAGTGGTTTCCACAGTGGGGCAAGACCCCCACTAGGGGTCGCCAAACCCTCTCAAGGGGTCACAAgggcttttttattttaatgggtgtaagaaaactttttttggaGAATAGACAGCAATCCTATATCTCCTCATTATGAGTATTACCCAAGGAATAAACTGAGAAAGAATCTCACAGGAGCACAGGAgtgttcattttctgttaaaCAGGTTCATCCTGTATTAAATAAGTATGtagtgaaaaaaggaaatgctaGAACAATGACCATGcatcaggaagaaaaacactgactttatgCAAAACAATGCCATTAAGTAGGTATGATTGTGCAACGCGAATAAAATCATAAGACAGAATATCAGATATAATCGTCTCTGATGCAGTATTCACAGGAAATAATCTGTTTAAAAGCCTCTGCTCATCTAAATGGCTTGTTTCACAGAAACCTCCAGCAGTTATTGTGTAACTATACAGTTTGTAAATTGGTCTGTCCTGTTGTTATGCACTGAAtatcaaatgaaatattcataaaatatattaattagTCAGAGGTCATCAGTTAACTCAATGATAGAAAAATGGGGCCCTCAGGTAAAAGCTTGGGAACAACTGGTTATGTTGTTAGTACAATTGGTAGTTGGTCATGTATTGGTGAACCAACTGACCAGAACAACGTGAACATCTGTGAAATGTAATGCTAGCCAATAGAAAAGCTCTGCAAAAAGATGTTTCATTTCTGGGACTTGAAACTGTGTCAGCAACTATTTGACACAACAATTTTGTCACTTGGGAGGCTGTACTCTGTGGTGTTGCGGTATAACACTGCACTATTTTGAAATTAGTATCTCATGTCTTGTCTACTGGTTCACATGGGGGGAGgacaaaatatgataaaaaatatttctttgtaaTCCAATTCATATAACAGGGTGTACCTACAGATTTAAAGAATTCCTGACTGATTTCAGAATTTGCTGACTTAACGCCTGTCTGAccaaataacaaagaaaatgttgtggAGGAACTGATTATGTTACATCGTACACTTGTGcgaacatttttcttttcatttaggTGTACACTCTGTACAGAGCATATTATTTCAGCTTTATATATCTAAGCTTTAGTATATATAATGTACAAAttgcatttttcaaatttcactAAGGCAATGTCCAAGACAGGGTGTGCTTTCTGTTGAAATGAACAATGAAGAAGTGGAAgttgaacagaaacagaaagacaaaagtgaTATGAAACTAAAGCTTTTTAAGACAAGTGGAAGTTGCCTTTTTCTTCTACAGTTTTCGCAATGAACCCATATTTACagggcacacaaacacaaccagagTTCTGTACCAATCTTTCAGTGCACATGTTTAGATTAGCTTATACAGACGGTCATCTTCACCAATTAAAAACTAGCTTTCTTACCTTTTTACacaatattttaaattatttactGTATGTCCAACAGTCAATCAAACGTGGTCCTTGAAAACAAAGAGGCAAACCAGGAGGTTTTCTGTCATTAATTTTTTGCCTCACTGTTCAAGTTACTACTGACATTGTCTGTTGTATGGCTTGTCTGAGATCCTTGCTCTTCTCCACATGTACCATACTCTTTCCAGAGCTTCAGATATGCAGCCTTGATCTTTTGTATTTTGAACGCATACACAACTGGGTTTACAGCTGAGTTAGCATGAGAAAGCAGGATTCCAATATAGAAAGCTAATTCCGGTACATTGATCTGACCAAAGTAAGCGATGCAATTCATTGTGTGTAAAGGGAGCCACGACAGGGCAAACAGAGCCAAGACCAGAGACAGGGATCCTGCCAGTTGTTTCTCTTTCCTTAGGTAGCTCTGGGACTGGTTTTGGAATCCGTTGCCTGGTTTCTCACGAAGTTTAACTCGAATATTGCAGAAAATGTAGACGTACAAAACAATCATCACCATCAGAGGGATGAGGGTGCAGAGAAAAAAGTTGAAGTAAACCAGGTATGACATTGGAATCACTGCTATAAACTCGCACTCAATAGTAGAGTTGACGGACTTAGAGAAGGTGTCATGGTTGTACCATCCAAGCATGGGAGCAAAACTCAGTGGTATTGCAACAAGCCAACATGCTGCTACCACAAGCCAAGAGAGTCTCTCTGTTACAGTCCTTTTGtacctgaaaagaaaagcagaaaatattgaTGTAGTCAATTGTAGATTCAAAAGATGCTTGGTACAAATAGCAATTATATAAAAGCATGAAGTCATTGTAGTGATGAACGGTCGGTAATTAATACCTTTTTTATCGAGCAAGCCATGCAAAGGGTTCAGAGATCAAATGATTCAAGCCATGCCTAGCAGTGCTATTTTTTGGACTGCAAGTAatgcttgtttttaattattgattaatctgcctGTTATCATTCAAGGTTAATCTTCTGGCAAataaacatactttttttttggatgtggTTTTCAAGAgttcaaattgcttttttttttatctaaccAACAGGCGGAAATCCAAATACACTTCATTTATAAAGAaggcagcaaatccttacatttagGAAGTTAGAACCAGCAAATATCTGACAATTTTGCTTAGTGATTACTCAATTATCCAAACAGTTGCCAACTAATTTTCCTTTGATCAACTAACCGTTGCAGCTCtactatttatttttctctacataatacataatacaaCAACCTAGTCAAAAAACCTCACCTGAGAGGGATATACACCCGGAGGAATCTGTCAACTGCAATGGCCATGAGAGACAAAACTGAGACCAGGGTCAACAGGATGATCACACAGCTGATGAAGAGACAGCCATGGAACGAAGTCTTCACTCGTCTGTCGACAGTAACAGCCAACGGGATGGCCAAGCAGCCAACCATGAAGTCAGCCACAGCCAAAGAGACAATGAGGCAGAAGGTAGGCTGCTTAATGATTTTACTTGTCCAAAGTGCCAAAATAACCAACATATTCCCAAGACAGCAGCAAACAGCGATGAGCACCTCCACCAACGTGTAGATAACCTCTCCCACAGCCATTGTGCTACTTCTCCAGTTTAGGTTCGATATGTAAGGGTGTGACGAGACTggatgtgagtgtgaatgtgctgCGCTGTTATCACTCATCTCTGTCTTGTGAAACCTTTGAGGAAGTCCTTAACCACTGTGCTCTCTCTGTAATGCTTTGCATTTGTGTATTTGCAACtatatttgtttacttttttatcaTTGTCAGATAGTGTTCAACTTTGAATactccatttaaaaaactgCTGGCTGTTGCAGAAGATtatatgaatgaaaagaaaatgttacagtAAGAGTCCTAGAGTTTTTAATGTGTCAATAGAAAGCTGTTTAAAATTTCATGAGGACAAATGGGATTGGTTTTCAGATAAATACTCGCTTATACTTGTGGATTCCCATTAGCTCACATAAACTGCTTTGAGTCTTATCTTCATAGAAAGGTTAAGATTTAAGATTATTACAGGAAATCTGTCACTATTTAAAACTCGACCCTGGAGTATAAAGTTAAATTAACCGCATTCACACGGCAAACACCAAGGTCAACATGTCACTGTAAACTAGGGAAGGGAAATATGACCGTATACTCAAattagaatatatttttttcttcagtgagcATAGGGGTAAACatcctctcattttttttggAAGAGCTAAAAGGGCAAGTTAATGATCTTCTTGAGAATAAgggtaaaaaacaaacttgatcTTAACTGACCTTCTGAAACAAGCCACAAGATAACCATGTGCGTTTACGCTCACCCGCGTTCTGCAAGTGCGCtctggtattttaaaaaatagcacTACACCTCTGGGGCTGAGGGTAGTTCATTACAGGGCAATAGGGGTGCGTTGTTAACCTTTCGTGTTTGTGTCGCCAAAGTTAGAGTTAGTGAGGAAAGAGAATGTGTTTAGCCCCCTGACTGCATGTTACTGCAGCCACAGTAAAGCACATAACATTTAAGATACTGAAACACTTATGACAGTAGTGGCAGCATTGCCAAATCCATGTCGTAGCAGGATATGACACCAAAGATCGTGATTAAACCAATACACCACCCATCCTTACAGAAAATATATCAGTGTCTTACTGAGCTGACTGGTATTCTGCTGCAGATGTACGAAGTTacactttgtcatttttttcaaaaattgtgTTGCTGATAGCACTAAGGTAAGTGTAGTGCTAGTGTGTTGTGAGCTGAGCAGGATGTGAACATGCAGAGAAGTGATAAATTGATTTCTTTAACATCAGCACATCATCTAGTTTGTGTTCTGAGCACTGAATGCAGTTTCAGGAAATAACAACTGCTTCTTCTTACCCTGATGCTAATCTAAACTCTGAGATGCTCTTGATTCATTTTTCCCTCTCTCGTGGTATCATTTCTCTAGACTGGTGGTTATGGTGGCAGTTTGGTATAAGCATAATCTACAACTGACCATCTGGAACCTTCTAGTTATCTAAATCATCTTACCAATGTACCTGCATTGAAAACGACCTTATCTATTCCAAAACAGTGGGTATCAAGGCGAAACCTTCTGTCTTGTTAATGAAcatattttctttcaaatctgAGCCTAAATTGAAATGACTTTTCTGTTAattcacttttaaaatattgctTGACTTTTTTATGTTGATAATTTGCATAGGTGATTAAAATGAAGCTATCTGCTGACATTTACCTGTCACCTATAAAGAAAATCTTCCAcagaacaaaaatgtcaaaatcacaGTTGACACTAACTTTTGCTAAAAGAAATCAACTCTTTTTTCCTCAGCATATTGTGCTGGCATTgaccaaaacagaaactgacaaCAAAATTTGATGATACTCATCATCAAGGTCATCTTACCTCATTGAATTGGCCTAACTCCTGGTTCATAGCAGATAATGggtacacatttttaaaaagcaatctGCAGTAGAGTAAACACTCACATCACAGCAGAGACCTGGAGTCAAATTACTGACACACAATGTTTATCAGTCTTTCCTTATCTTTCCTCCTGGTTACCTCCATTTCAAGTTCTCTCCTCACTTCAGTACAATTAACTTCTCAGGAGGATGTTGCCATCAGACCTGATTTTAGCTTTTTCTTACATGACAACGTAACAAATCTACCGAATCTGAGGCAGTTCCAATCTCAGCTTTGACAGAAAGTAAAAGCAGGCTTTAGTAATTTTATCTCAATGGCAGTACGCAGTCACCTTTTGCTGTAACAAACTGTTAAAATTAAAGTAATACCAGCAGCCCTGGTCATCAGCATTACTATTCATACAGTTGTACTATTTCTAATGTCTAGTGGACAGTAGGATGTGATGTTTACAGTGTTGATTAATCCTTGAACCTGATTTAATCAGATTTTCTGAACTTGTCGGACAGTTGTACTTATTGTAATACTTGCTTTAAGATATTGTGATATCATTATAAGGCCATATCGGGCCCTATTTAAAAGCACTATTAAACAGATTGTAGGTAAATATGTCCAAGCTTTTAGTAAACCTTGTCAGCAAACTGCAAATATCCTTGCAACAGCCTACCTACAGCTCAGAAACATTACGGTTGAGCTCAGATATTTTACAAACCAAATAATCTCTCAATGCAAAATAACCAATGTGTACTTCTGGACTAAGCAGCCAGCACATCTGCAATCTAAGTCATTTGCATTAATTTCTTTTGTTGCGTGTTTCAAGTGATAGTtcaggtcttttgatgtggggctGAATGAGGTACTTATCTGTAGTCTGTATTATCTGCAATAGAGGACTGTGCATGTAGCTCTAGCAGGGAAGCAGAACATTGTACTGCTGTAAATGATACCCACAGCGAGACATAATTCAGCCACCTAAAAGAAGGCCCAcctaaataaatacagtacatatCCGATTCCGTGTATTCCATATTTTGGCCAAATGTTTTGGTGCTGTACACTGCTCTTGGACAGGCTGTAAATGTCTGACCCAAACAGCTGACCTGTGGCATAACACAGGGCACAGCCGCGTTTGTGTGTAAGAATACAAATGTTGTTCAGTTGAGGGTATGCAGTACCAAAGGAAAATGCTGCCTGTATAATTTCGGTTTTATTGTTCAAATGGCAACAAAATTCAAATTGGACCTGTGTCTGGGCTTGTAAGGAGGGGTTCAGGACAAAATCAGTAGCTGGACTGGAAACCCCCGTCCGCCTCCACCCAAATATAAATAGGTTCAAACATACCACTAGAAAAACTTCAGCTTCTTCATGACCAACTTCCACTGCCCCTCAAAAAGGAAATGCTTTGGTTCCTGCGTTAATGTGTTTCCTCAGTACTTAGTTTAGTCAGTAAGTTTCAGGGTTAAGTCAGTTCAGGCAGTTTCAGATCTGTTCTATTCTGTGTGCCTTGTTAAATTCAGGTCTGGTTgcatctgaaaataaaacaggcaaaGGATTGTGACACAGACTTACTATACTCCTCAGAAGGGAGAGATGATCAGGTTCAACGCTGGCTCTCCATTGCCTTCATCAAGCACAGAATCCAGAATCTGAAGTCCGAGGCAAATCAGTGGATCTCAGAAAGCCTGCATAATGACAGAGCTATTATTTTCAGTCCCAAAGTTTCAACTATCTATGGAAATTATTAAATGTCACGTCATCACAAGCCTCTTAACTGAAAAAAGCCATCTTAATAACAGTTATAtggattcatttgttttaagcTGGAAAGCATCTCTCCTATTCTTATAACAACATGaattatgacattttaacattttacacatgaatCATGGCTTTTGAAGATTTTACCAATACCGCTTAAACCATTAACTGACATGTCTATAAGCAGTATTAACTTGTTCTTcttaatttttcacatttccctTAACATTTTACCATCATTTTACAAGAagctaaataaaatatataaaaaaaaaatcttcaaataGACTATAGTAACTTATCTTTTGACATCAGCTTTTGACACACTTTAATGTCTTACTGGAGCAAATTATGACAGGTGTAGGCCATTTCAGCTTGAAATTAAATGAGAAGCTCTTCCCCTGCAGTACCATATGCTGCCTATCTGACTACCGTCGTTAGctatgttagcttagcttaacgTTAGCTACGAACACACTCACCAAGACGTTGAAAAATAGTCATTAACCCACAGCACATTGGTTCGTAGATCATATTCTCTTCTCCGTACTGCTTGATTTCATGTACAAATTTATGAACTATTCATTTGTATTTCGTAGTTCAACTGAGTTTCTGAGGGCTTCACACTC contains:
- the LOC119020553 gene encoding adenosine receptor A1-like → MSDNSAAHSHSHPVSSHPYISNLNWRSSTMAVGEVIYTLVEVLIAVCCCLGNMLVILALWTSKIIKQPTFCLIVSLAVADFMVGCLAIPLAVTVDRRVKTSFHGCLFISCVIILLTLVSVLSLMAIAVDRFLRVYIPLRYKRTVTERLSWLVVAACWLVAIPLSFAPMLGWYNHDTFSKSVNSTIECEFIAVIPMSYLVYFNFFLCTLIPLMVMIVLYVYIFCNIRVKLREKPGNGFQNQSQSYLRKEKQLAGSLSLVLALFALSWLPLHTMNCIAYFGQINVPELAFYIGILLSHANSAVNPVVYAFKIQKIKAAYLKLWKEYGTCGEEQGSQTSHTTDNVSSNLNSEAKN